One Candidatus Glassbacteria bacterium DNA segment encodes these proteins:
- the larC gene encoding nickel pincer cofactor biosynthesis protein LarC: protein MKTAYFDMFSGVSGDMVLGALVDNGFPGEKLQETVTALSLEDVRIEIGRDQSHGIMATRVEVHAEEGRHHRGLKAINAMIEKSSLPDEVTELACRIFLRLGEAEAAVHGVELESIHFHEVGALDSIVDIVGAAAGLVHLGIERCYAGPFRFGTGFVEFSHGRLALPVPAVARLTSGCPVEHTDVEAELTTPTGAAIVTTVVKPEDFKPAGTRIFNQVGYGLGSRKLKDRPNLLRLHLGEQTEPEGKAGDVAVLECNIDDMNPEYYEHLMETLFAAGALDVFLVPVQMKKNRPAVWLNVLAEEKDVDTLSNTILENTSAIGLRYRTVSRITLERSSRKIKTPWGEVTVKEVRLPSGELRVKPEYNDLKILARKTGDTLLGLAGKIEAYLRNDRKMDAAGDDSQARKE from the coding sequence CGGCGCGCTGGTGGATAACGGTTTCCCAGGGGAAAAACTCCAGGAAACCGTAACAGCTCTCTCCCTGGAAGACGTCCGGATCGAGATCGGCCGGGATCAGTCGCATGGAATCATGGCCACCAGGGTGGAAGTCCATGCCGAGGAAGGCCGCCACCATCGGGGGCTGAAAGCAATCAACGCCATGATCGAGAAAAGTTCACTGCCGGACGAGGTGACCGAACTCGCGTGCCGGATTTTCCTGCGCCTCGGAGAGGCCGAGGCCGCGGTGCACGGGGTGGAGTTGGAATCAATCCATTTCCATGAAGTCGGTGCGCTCGATTCAATCGTCGATATTGTCGGCGCGGCGGCGGGACTGGTCCACCTTGGCATCGAGCGCTGCTATGCGGGACCTTTCAGGTTCGGCACCGGTTTTGTCGAGTTTTCCCATGGACGACTGGCCCTGCCCGTGCCGGCGGTGGCCAGGCTCACAAGCGGCTGTCCCGTGGAGCACACCGATGTGGAGGCGGAGCTTACCACACCCACCGGGGCCGCAATCGTTACCACCGTGGTCAAACCGGAAGATTTCAAGCCGGCCGGGACGCGGATCTTCAACCAGGTGGGTTACGGACTGGGCAGCCGCAAGCTGAAAGACCGCCCCAACCTGCTGCGTCTCCATCTCGGCGAGCAAACGGAACCGGAAGGCAAGGCCGGGGATGTAGCCGTGCTGGAATGCAATATCGACGACATGAACCCCGAATATTACGAACACCTGATGGAGACCCTGTTCGCCGCCGGAGCGCTGGACGTGTTCCTGGTGCCGGTCCAGATGAAAAAAAACCGTCCCGCCGTCTGGCTGAACGTGCTGGCCGAGGAAAAGGATGTGGACACTCTGTCTAACACGATTCTGGAAAATACGTCTGCAATCGGTTTGCGCTATCGCACGGTCAGCCGGATCACGCTGGAAAGATCCAGCCGGAAAATAAAGACGCCCTGGGGAGAAGTGACTGTCAAGGAAGTTCGTCTCCCTTCCGGTGAACTGAGAGTTAAACCCGAATACAATGACCTGAAAATTCTCGCGCGAAAGACCGGAGATACTCTGCTGGGCCTGGCCGGGAAAATCGAGGCATACCTGCGGAATGACCGGAAAATGGACGCTGCCGGCGACGACAGTCAAGCGCGGAAAGAATAA